A part of Caretta caretta isolate rCarCar2 chromosome 1, rCarCar1.hap1, whole genome shotgun sequence genomic DNA contains:
- the GPR89B gene encoding Golgi pH regulator B isoform X1: protein MSFLIDSGIMVTSQVLFFGFGWLFFMRKLFKDYEVRQYVVQVVFSVTFAFSCTMFELIIFEILGVLNSSSRYFHWKLNLCVILLVLVFMVPFYIGYFIVSNIRLLHRQRLLFACVVWLTFMYFFWKLGDPFPILSPKHGILSIEQLISRVGVIGVTLMALLSGFGAVNCPYTYMSYFLRNVTDADILALERRLLQTIDMIISKKKRMAMAHRTMFQRGEVHNKPTGFWGMIKSVTTSAPGSENLSLIQQEVDALEELSRQLFLETADLHATKERIEYSKTFQGKYFNFLGYFFSIYCVWKIFMATINIVFDRVGKTDPVTRGIEITVNYLGIQFDVKFWSQHISFILVGIIIVTSIRGLLITLTKFFYAISSSKSSNVIVLLLAQIMGMYFVSSVLLIRMSMPPEYRTIITEVLGELQFNFYHRWFDVIFLVSALSSILFLYLAHKQAPEKHMAL, encoded by the exons ATGAGCTTCCTGATCGACTCCGGCATCATGGTCACCTCCCAG GTGCTCTTCTTTGGATTTGGGTGGCTGTTTTTCATGCGCAAGCTATTCAAGGACTATGAG GTGCGACAGTATGTGGTGCAGGTGGTCTTCTCTGTGACCTTTGCCTTCTCCTGCACCATGTTTGAACTCATCATCTTTGAAATCCTGGGGGTGCTAAATAGCAG CTCTCGGTATTTTCATTGGAAACTGAACCTGTGTGTGATTTTGCTCGTCCTAGTCTTCATGGTGCCTTTTTACATTGGCTACTTCATTGTGAGCAATATTCGACTAT TGCATAGACAAAGGCTGCTCTTTGCCTGTGTTGTTTGGTTGACGTTCATGTATTTCTTCTGGAAACTGGGAGACCCATTTCCTATCCTCAGCCCAAAACATG GAATCCTGTCCATAGAGCAGCTCATCAGCCGAGTAGGTGTGATTGGGGTGACACTCATGGCTCTGCTTTCTGGATTTGGTGCTGTCAACTGTCCGTACACATACATGTCCTACTTTCTCAG GAATGTGACAGATGCAGATATTCTAGCCCTGGAGCGCCGTCTCCTCCAAACCATAGACATGATTATCAGCAAGAAGAAAAG AATGGCAATGGCCCATAGGACCATGTTCCAAAGGGGGGAAGTGCACAACAAACCCACTGGCTTCTGGGGAATGATAAAAAGTGTTACCACATCGGCCCCTGGCAGTGAAA ATCTGTCCCTTATCCAGCAGGAAGTGGATGCGTTGGAAGAGCTGAGTCGGCAGCTTTTCCTAGAAACTGCTGACCTGCATGCAACCAAG GAGAGAATAGAATACTCCAAAACTTTCCaagggaaatattttaatttcctggGTTACTTTTTCTCCATCTATTGTGTCTGGAAAATCTTCATG GCAACCATCAACATCGTATTTGATCGAGTTGGGAAGACTGATCCAGTCACAAGAGGAATTGAGATCACTGTAAATTATCTGGGAATCCAGTTTGAT GTAAAATTCTGGTCTCAGCACATTTCCTTTATCCTCGTTGGAATAATCATCGTCACCTCCATCAGAGGCTTATTGATCACACTCACAAAG TTCTTCTATGCCATCTCCAGCAGCAAGTCCTCCAATGTTATTGTTCTGCTGTTGGCACAGATTATG GGGATGTACTTCGTCTCTTCTGTTCTCCTAATCCGGATGAGTATGCCCCCAGAGTATCGCACTATTATTACAGAAGTCTTGGGGGAGCTGCAGTTCAATTTCTATCACCGTTGGTTCGATGTGATATTCCTGGTTAGCGCGCTCTCCAGCATCCTTTTCCTCTACTTGGCACATAAACAGGCCCCAGAGAAGCACATGGCGCTCTGA
- the GPR89B gene encoding Golgi pH regulator B isoform X2 has translation MRKLFKDYEVRQYVVQVVFSVTFAFSCTMFELIIFEILGVLNSSSRYFHWKLNLCVILLVLVFMVPFYIGYFIVSNIRLLHRQRLLFACVVWLTFMYFFWKLGDPFPILSPKHGILSIEQLISRVGVIGVTLMALLSGFGAVNCPYTYMSYFLRNVTDADILALERRLLQTIDMIISKKKRMAMAHRTMFQRGEVHNKPTGFWGMIKSVTTSAPGSENLSLIQQEVDALEELSRQLFLETADLHATKERIEYSKTFQGKYFNFLGYFFSIYCVWKIFMATINIVFDRVGKTDPVTRGIEITVNYLGIQFDVKFWSQHISFILVGIIIVTSIRGLLITLTKFFYAISSSKSSNVIVLLLAQIMGMYFVSSVLLIRMSMPPEYRTIITEVLGELQFNFYHRWFDVIFLVSALSSILFLYLAHKQAPEKHMAL, from the exons ATGCGCAAGCTATTCAAGGACTATGAG GTGCGACAGTATGTGGTGCAGGTGGTCTTCTCTGTGACCTTTGCCTTCTCCTGCACCATGTTTGAACTCATCATCTTTGAAATCCTGGGGGTGCTAAATAGCAG CTCTCGGTATTTTCATTGGAAACTGAACCTGTGTGTGATTTTGCTCGTCCTAGTCTTCATGGTGCCTTTTTACATTGGCTACTTCATTGTGAGCAATATTCGACTAT TGCATAGACAAAGGCTGCTCTTTGCCTGTGTTGTTTGGTTGACGTTCATGTATTTCTTCTGGAAACTGGGAGACCCATTTCCTATCCTCAGCCCAAAACATG GAATCCTGTCCATAGAGCAGCTCATCAGCCGAGTAGGTGTGATTGGGGTGACACTCATGGCTCTGCTTTCTGGATTTGGTGCTGTCAACTGTCCGTACACATACATGTCCTACTTTCTCAG GAATGTGACAGATGCAGATATTCTAGCCCTGGAGCGCCGTCTCCTCCAAACCATAGACATGATTATCAGCAAGAAGAAAAG AATGGCAATGGCCCATAGGACCATGTTCCAAAGGGGGGAAGTGCACAACAAACCCACTGGCTTCTGGGGAATGATAAAAAGTGTTACCACATCGGCCCCTGGCAGTGAAA ATCTGTCCCTTATCCAGCAGGAAGTGGATGCGTTGGAAGAGCTGAGTCGGCAGCTTTTCCTAGAAACTGCTGACCTGCATGCAACCAAG GAGAGAATAGAATACTCCAAAACTTTCCaagggaaatattttaatttcctggGTTACTTTTTCTCCATCTATTGTGTCTGGAAAATCTTCATG GCAACCATCAACATCGTATTTGATCGAGTTGGGAAGACTGATCCAGTCACAAGAGGAATTGAGATCACTGTAAATTATCTGGGAATCCAGTTTGAT GTAAAATTCTGGTCTCAGCACATTTCCTTTATCCTCGTTGGAATAATCATCGTCACCTCCATCAGAGGCTTATTGATCACACTCACAAAG TTCTTCTATGCCATCTCCAGCAGCAAGTCCTCCAATGTTATTGTTCTGCTGTTGGCACAGATTATG GGGATGTACTTCGTCTCTTCTGTTCTCCTAATCCGGATGAGTATGCCCCCAGAGTATCGCACTATTATTACAGAAGTCTTGGGGGAGCTGCAGTTCAATTTCTATCACCGTTGGTTCGATGTGATATTCCTGGTTAGCGCGCTCTCCAGCATCCTTTTCCTCTACTTGGCACATAAACAGGCCCCAGAGAAGCACATGGCGCTCTGA